A genomic segment from Glycine max cultivar Williams 82 chromosome 1, Glycine_max_v4.0, whole genome shotgun sequence encodes:
- the LOC100500226 gene encoding uncharacterized protein LOC100500226 → MTRGKQKIEAQKRNAERNQKGKGSQLEARAVGLKVICPICKAQLANQNQLVDHYASKHPKEKPPAESS, encoded by the exons atgaCGCGGGGAAAGCAGAAGATCGAAGCGCAGAAGCGAAACGCAGAGAGGAATCAGAAGGGAAAGGGCTCTCAGCTCGAGGCCAGAGCCGTTGGCCTCAAAGTCATCTGCCCCATCTGCAAG GCCCAACTTGCAAATCAAAACCAACTGGTTGATCATTATGCTTCCAAACATCCGAAGGAGAAACCTCCTGCAGAGTCAAGCTAG